Sequence from the Fusobacterium sp. IOR10 genome:
CCATCTTTAACTATTACTTCATCATCAAAAGTTATTGTAGGATTATATTGAACCATATCTATATGAACTGTTGATTTTGCTGGTTGTCCATAATAGAATCCATTTCCCATAGCTATGTGACAAGTTCCATAGGCTTTCTTTTCTTCTTCAAAATCTCCATTAAATAAACAATCTCTATTTAATCCTATTCCAATTTCTGCTATATTGTCACTATCTTTAACTTCAGCTATTTGTCTACGAATTTCCTTGCATATTTTTGCATCTCCACCCATTACTTCAACAATACGTCCACCTTCTATTTTTAATTTAACTGGAATAGTTGGACATCCATAATAACAAATTGGACCGTCTACCACAAGAATTCCATGAGTACTTCCTATAACTGGTCCTAAAGAAACTTCCCCATCTGACCAAGCCATTGCATCTCCAGGATTTCTAGCTATACCACATTCTATAATTGGTTCCATATCGTTCATTTCCATATATAAATCAGTACCTGCAGGAGTTGTTATATGAGCTTTTTTCTTCCCTCTCCATACAGCTTGTAAAGTTTCCCCATCTTTATATACTGCTTCATAATCTGCTAAAGCTCCACCACGTGTAAAGTTATCTATGTGACGTAAACAAATTGAACATTCTCTTAATGTTTTTTTATTTACAAGTTCTTTTAATTTATTATTATAAATAGCTGCTCCTGAAGCTGTTGTCATTCCAATAAATAT
This genomic interval carries:
- a CDS encoding aminopeptidase, with product MEDNRIIECIERADYLLGNLMGVKPGEEVLIVIDPETDMRMANALAGAALKYGAEYNITMMPIRGKDKATIFPKTLELGMEACDIFIGMTTASGAAIYNNKLKELVNKKTLRECSICLRHIDNFTRGGALADYEAVYKDGETLQAVWRGKKKAHITTPAGTDLYMEMNDMEPIIECGIARNPGDAMAWSDGEVSLGPVIGSTHGILVVDGPICYYGCPTIPVKLKIEGGRIVEVMGGDAKICKEIRRQIAEVKDSDNIAEIGIGLNRDCLFNGDFEEEKKAYGTCHIAMGNGFYYGQPAKSTVHIDMVQYNPTITFDDEVIVKDGKVLCVEK